Proteins encoded by one window of Arachis hypogaea cultivar Tifrunner chromosome 1, arahy.Tifrunner.gnm2.J5K5, whole genome shotgun sequence:
- the LOC112706491 gene encoding acetyl-CoA acetyltransferase 1, with translation MSPKSRDVCIVGVARTPMGDLLGNLSSLSATQLGSIVIKAALKRANVDPSLVQEVFFGNVLSANLGQAPARQAALGAGIPTSVICTTINKVCSSGMKATMLAAQTIELGRNDVVVAGGMESMSNAPKYIVEARKGSRYGHDTIIDGMIKDGLWDVYNDFGMGVCAEVCADQHVITRDEQDSYAIQSFERGIAAQNAGHFSWEIVPVEVSGGRGKPSRIVDKDEGLGKFDAAKLKKLRANFKPNGGTVTAGNASSISDGAAAIVLVSEEKARELGLHVIAKIRGFADAAQEPELFTTAPALAIPKAISNAGLEASQIDYYEINEAFSVVSLANQKLLRLSPDKLNVHGGAVSLGHPLGCSGARILVTLIGVLRQKNGRYGVAGICNGGGGASALVLELMPSARLGHSKL, from the exons ATGTCGCCAAAATCCCGAG ATGTTTGTATTGTTGGTGTTGCAAGGACTCCAATGGGGGATCTACTTGGCAACCTATCATCTTTATCAGCAACACAACTAGGCTCAATTGTTATTAAGG CTGCTCTCAAGAGAGCAAATGTTGATCCATCCCTTGTGCAAGAAGTGTTTTTTGGGAATGTTCTTAGTGCAAATTTAGGACAAGCTCCTGCCCGACAAGCCGCCTTAGGGGCAGGCATACCTACTTCTGTAATCTGCACGACTATTAACAAGGTGTGTTCATCGGGGATGAAAG CTACCATGCTTGCAGCACAGACCATAGAATTGGGTAGAAATGATGTTGTTGTGGCTGGTGGTATGGAAAGCATGTCAAATGCGCCTAAGTACATTGTAGAAGCAAG GAAGGGGTCTCGGTATGGACATGATACGATCATTGATGGTATGATCAAAGATGGCCTTTGGGATGTCTATAATGACTTTGGCATGGGAGTTTGTGCAGAAGTATGTGCAGATCAGCATGTCATAACAAGAGATGAGCAG GACTCGTATGCCATTCAAAGCTTTGAGAGAGGAATAGCTGCTCAGAATGCTGGTCATTTTTCTTGGGAGATAGTTCCG GTTGAAGTTTCTGGTGGAAGAGGGAAACCTTCTAGAATAGTTGATAAAGATGAAGGATTGGGGAAG TTTGATGCTGCAAAGTTAAAGAAGCTTAGAGCAAACTTCAAGCCGAATGGTGGTACTGTGACTGCTGGCAATGCTTCTAGCATAAG TGATGGTGCTGCTGCAATAGTGCTAGTGAGTGAAGAGAAAGCACGTGAGCTCGGATTGCATGTAATAGCTAAGATAAGAGGATTCGCAGATGCGGCTCAG GAACCTGAATTATTTACAACTGCTCCTGCCCTTGCAATACCAAAAGCTATATCAAATGCTGGTCTGGAGGCTTCTCAAATTGATTATTATGAAATAAATGAAGCTTTTTCT GTTGTGTCTCTTGCAAATCAGAAGCTTCTTCGTCTTAGTCCT GACAAACTTAATGTACATGGTGGAGCTGTATCATTAGGCCACCCACTGGGTTGCAGCGGGGCTCGAATCCTAGTTACATTAATAGGG GTATTGAGACAAAAGAATGGGAGGTATGGCGTTGCTGGCATCTGCAATGGCGGAGGCGGGGCATCTGCACTTGTCCTTGAGCTCAT GCCATCAGCCAGGTTGGGGCATTCTAAATTATGA